One genomic segment of Sminthopsis crassicaudata isolate SCR6 chromosome 2, ASM4859323v1, whole genome shotgun sequence includes these proteins:
- the TLX3 gene encoding T-cell leukemia homeobox protein 3 codes for MTQSLSGPRTLGKVSVRGEAPGPSWLRRNGDPAASPPSPAQPARPPRMEAPASAQTPHSHEPISFGIDQILNSPDQDSAPAPRGPDGASYLGGPGSRPGATYPSLPASFAGLGAPFEDAGSYSVNLSLAPAGVIRVPAHRPLPGAVPPPLPSALPAMPAVPAVPSLGGLNFPWMESSRRFVKDRFTAAAALTPFTVTRRIGHPYQNRTPPKRKKPRTSFSRVQICELEKRFHRQKYLASAERAALAKSLKMTDAQVKTWFQNRRTKWRRQTAEEREAERQQASRLMLQLQHDAFQKSLNDSIQPDPLCLHNSSLFALQNLQPWEEEGTKVPAVTSLV; via the exons ATGACACAGAGCCTGTCGGGCCCGCGCACTCTTGGCAAAGTTTCAGTGCGAGGAGAGGCGCCGGGCCCTTCATGGCTGCGCCGTAACGGGGACCCAGCCGCCTCCccgcccagcccagcccagcccgcCCGCCCGCCCAGGATGGAGGCGCCCGCCAGCGCGCAGACCCCACATTCTCACGAGCCCATCAGCTTCGGTATAGACCAGATTCTCAACAGCCCGGACCAGGACAGCGCACCCGCCCCTAGGGGCCCCGACGGCGCCAGCTACCTGGGAGGACCTGGGAGCCGGCCGGGAGCCACGTACCCGTCCCTACCGGCCTCCTTCGCCGGCCTTGGCGCACCCTTTGAGGACGCGGGATCTTACAGTGTCAACCTCAGCCTGGCACCGGCGGGGGTGATTCGAGTTCCGGCGCACAGGCCGCTCCCGGGGGCCGTGCCGCCGCCACTGCCCAGTGCGCTGCCCGCCATGCCCGCGGTGCCTGCTGTGCCAAGCCTAGGCGGACTCAACTTTCCCTGGATGGAAAGCAGCCGTCGCTTTGTGAAAGATCGTTTCACAG CAGCGGCCGCGCTCACTCCCTTCACGGTAACTCGGAGAATCGGACACCCATATCAGAACCGGACGCCCCCGAAAAGGAAGAAGCCCCGCACATCTTTCTCTCGGGTGCAGATCTGCGAACTAGAAAAACGTTTCCATCGCCAGAAGTACCTGGCCTCTGCCGAGAGGGCGGCGCTCGCCAAATCCCTCAAGATGACCGACGCTCAGGTCAAGACCTGGTTCCAAAACAGGAGGACCAAGTGGCG GCGGCAGACTGCAGAGGAGAGAGAGGCCGAGAGGCAGCAAGCAAGCCGGCTGATGCTGCAGCTCCAGCATGACGCCTTCCAAAAGAGCCTCAATGACTCCATCCAGCCGGACCCGCTCTGTCTGCACAACTCGTCGCTGTTTGCGCTGCAGAACCTGCAGCCCTGGGAGGAAGAAGGCACCAAGGTTCCCGCCGTCACCTCGCTGGTCTGA